One region of Oryza glaberrima chromosome 7, OglaRS2, whole genome shotgun sequence genomic DNA includes:
- the LOC127780360 gene encoding uncharacterized protein LOC127780360, with product MGGDLYALDFDGVFCDSCGESSLSAVKAAKVRWPWVFEQVDAAMEEWIVEQMYTLRPVVETGYENLLLVRLLVEIRIPSARRSSVADGLSIQEILENWLKLKPTIMSEWNEDRDSLVDLFGSIRDDWIENDLSGWIGANRFYPGTADALKFSSSEVYIVTTKQGRFAEALLKELAGIEFPSERIYGLGTGPKVKVLQQLQQMPQHQGLTLHFVEDRLATLKNVIKEPALDQWNLYLVNWGYNTPKEREDAEGISRIQVIDLPGFSQKLK from the exons atgGGGGGCGACCTGTACGCGCTCGACTTCGACGGCGTCTTCTGCGACAGCTGCGGCGAGAGCTCCCTCTCCGCCGTCAAG GCTGCGAAGGTGAGGTGGCCATGGGTGTTTGAGCAGGTCGACGCTGCCATGGAGGAGTGGATCGTGGAGCAAATGTATACC CTTCGCCCAGTGGTGGAAACAGGGTACGAGAATCTGTTGCTTGTCAGGTTGCTTGTTGAGATTCGGATACCCTCTGCCCGGAGATCATCG GTTGCAGATGGGCTTAGCATCCAAGAAATACTGGAGAACTGGTTAAAACTGAAGCCCACAATTATGAGTGAATGGAATGAAGATAGGGACTCTCTAGTTGATCTCTTTGGCAGCATAAGGGATGACTGGATTGAAAATGACTTGTCTGGTTGGATAGGTGCTAACAG ATTTTATCCTGGAACAGCCGATGCATTAAAATTTTCAAGCTCAGAAGTTTACATAGTCACTACAAAACAG GGCCGATTTGCTGAAGCACTATTAAAAGAATTAGCGGGAATAGAATTTCCCTCTGAAAGGATATATGGGCTTGGCACTGG TCCAAAGGTAAAAGTTCTCCAGCAACTGCAGCAAATGCCACAGCATCAAGGCCTGACACTTCA TTTCGTTGAGGACCGTCTTGCAACTTTGAAGAATGTCATTAAAGAGCCAGCACTGGACCAATGGAACCTCTACCTGG TGAACTGGGGCTACAACACACCAAAAGAGAGGGAGGACGCAGAAGGTATATCAAGGATCCAGGTCATTGATCTCCCTGGTTTCAGCCAAAAGCTCAAATAG